In Rhodothermus marinus DSM 4252, a single genomic region encodes these proteins:
- a CDS encoding CcmD family protein yields the protein MKLQALTDTTGIATPYDTIWATADVPTKPPQGIERVMLAEDKLYVVLAVVLIIWFGLILFIFRTDRKLDRLERTLQERLPEANTGLSS from the coding sequence ATGAAGTTGCAGGCGCTGACCGATACGACGGGCATTGCCACGCCCTACGATACGATCTGGGCCACGGCGGACGTCCCCACAAAGCCCCCGCAGGGCATCGAGCGCGTCATGCTGGCCGAAGACAAGCTCTACGTGGTGCTGGCCGTCGTGCTGATCATCTGGTTCGGATTGATTCTGTTCATTTTCCGAACCGATCGGAAACTTGACCGCCTGGAACGCACGTTGCAGGAACGTCTCCCGGAAGCCAACACGGGGTTGTCGTCATGA
- a CDS encoding RNA polymerase sigma factor: MTDATLGLLLLLARQGAVGVLDDAELARRIRNGDQQAFRMFFERYHAFLLHYLERMGVAPEVAEDLVQQAFLAIWERRTQIDPNRSLRAFLFRIGHNRALNHFRDTRRLHSDEALPELSDPSPGADRQTDAALLRARLEEAIARLPERRRAVFELCFLQDLTYREAAEVLGISPKTVENQMTQALRQLRAALADFR, translated from the coding sequence ATGACGGACGCAACGCTCGGACTGTTACTGCTGCTGGCCCGACAGGGCGCCGTCGGCGTGCTCGACGACGCCGAACTGGCCCGGCGCATCCGAAATGGAGACCAGCAGGCGTTCCGTATGTTTTTCGAACGCTATCATGCGTTTCTGTTGCACTACCTGGAACGGATGGGCGTCGCACCGGAGGTGGCCGAAGACCTGGTGCAGCAGGCGTTTCTGGCCATCTGGGAGCGCCGGACGCAGATCGATCCGAACCGCTCGCTCCGGGCGTTTCTGTTCCGGATCGGGCACAACCGGGCGCTGAACCACTTCCGGGACACGCGTCGGTTGCATTCGGACGAGGCATTGCCGGAGCTGTCGGATCCCTCGCCGGGAGCGGACCGCCAGACCGACGCTGCGTTGCTCCGGGCGCGGCTCGAGGAAGCGATCGCCCGGCTTCCTGAACGCCGCCGCGCCGTCTTCGAACTGTGTTTTCTGCAGGACCTGACCTATCGGGAGGCGGCCGAAGTGCTGGGCATCAGTCCGAAGACCGTGGAGAATCAGATGACCCAGGCGCTCCGGCAGCTCCGGGCCGCCCTGGCTGATTTCCGATAA
- a CDS encoding c-type cytochrome — MARTFQVLGIGLGLMVGLVVLWIGAVYLISGRHLQQEYTLHAVNLTVADDSATLARGRHVATIRGCMDCHGMDFGGQIFIDDPLLGRFAGPNLTRGGRGAVLTVADWERAVRHGVRSDGRPLRFMPAIEYNQLSDEDLTALIAYVRHLSPVDRSDVPIRIGPLGRMLHVTGNLPLLLTARLIDHDAPHRPTPPYGPTAEYGAYLASSCAGCHGPGFSGGPIPGVPPEWPPASNLTPDPETGLGTWTEADFMRALREGRRPDGSAIDARYMPIRFTSKMTDVEIRALWAFLQTLPPTPEGNH; from the coding sequence ATGGCAAGGACCTTTCAGGTGCTGGGCATCGGCCTCGGGCTGATGGTGGGACTGGTGGTGCTCTGGATCGGCGCTGTTTACCTCATTTCCGGTCGCCATCTGCAACAGGAGTACACGCTCCACGCCGTCAACCTGACGGTGGCCGACGACTCTGCCACGCTGGCACGTGGGCGCCACGTGGCCACGATCCGGGGTTGCATGGACTGTCACGGCATGGACTTCGGCGGCCAGATCTTCATCGACGATCCACTGCTGGGCCGCTTTGCCGGCCCCAACCTGACCCGCGGCGGACGGGGTGCTGTGCTGACCGTGGCCGACTGGGAGCGGGCCGTCCGCCATGGCGTCCGGAGCGACGGCCGTCCTCTACGCTTCATGCCGGCCATCGAGTACAACCAGCTCAGCGACGAAGACCTGACGGCGCTGATCGCCTACGTGCGTCACCTGTCGCCGGTGGACCGCTCCGATGTGCCGATCCGAATCGGTCCCCTGGGCCGCATGCTGCACGTGACGGGCAACCTGCCGCTGTTGCTCACCGCCCGGCTGATCGACCACGACGCCCCGCACCGGCCGACCCCGCCCTATGGCCCCACGGCTGAATATGGCGCCTACCTGGCCAGTTCGTGCGCCGGGTGCCACGGACCAGGCTTCAGCGGCGGCCCCATCCCCGGCGTCCCGCCCGAATGGCCTCCGGCCTCCAACCTGACGCCCGACCCGGAAACGGGGCTGGGTACCTGGACCGAAGCCGACTTCATGCGCGCACTCCGCGAAGGCCGGCGCCCCGACGGCTCGGCCATCGATGCCCGGTACATGCCCATCCGGTTCACCTCGAAGATGACCGACGTCGAAATCCGGGCGCTCTGGGCGTTCCTCCAGACCCTGCCGCCAACTCCGGAAGGGAACCACTGA
- the typA gene encoding translational GTPase TypA — translation MSYPLRNIAIVAHVDHGKTTLVDAMLWQSGIFRANQEVQERVLDSLDLEREKGITIMAKNTAVWYNDVKINIVDTPGHADFGGEVERTLRMVDGIMLLVDAAEGPLPQTRFVLSKALALKLPAIVVINKIDRRDARPRQVLDEIYDLFIDLDATEDQLDFPVLYTVAKEGRCTHDPDAPLTDLRPLFEAILTHIPPPQDDPNAPLQMLVTHVQPDPYRGPLAIGRIVQGTLRNRQRVLLCHRDGRRTPASVTALFEFEGLQRVETDMAGPGAIVAVAGMQGIGLGESITDADDPHPLPPLHIDEPTLSMEFRVNDGPFAGREGQCVTSRHLRERLFKEAENNLALRVEETDSPDAFLVYGRGELQLAILIEQMRREGYEFTVGQPRVLTRRIDGQLHEPYERVLIDVPEEYMGVVVQKLGMRRGVLTKMINHGTGRVRLEFEIPARGLIGYRSEFLTDTKGTGLLNHLFDGYRPWAGPITHRATGALVADRPGRVTAYAMLNLQERGELFVEPGDEVYTGMIVGEHCREGDLEVNITREKKLTNMRAATAEGFEKLVPPRKLSLEEAIEFIREDELIEVTPKAIRLRKRYLDPHERKRHALRQQQETA, via the coding sequence ATGAGCTATCCCCTGCGCAATATCGCCATCGTGGCACACGTCGACCACGGCAAGACGACGCTGGTCGACGCCATGCTCTGGCAGAGCGGCATCTTTCGGGCCAATCAGGAGGTCCAGGAGCGCGTGCTCGACTCGCTCGATCTGGAGCGCGAGAAGGGCATCACGATCATGGCCAAAAACACGGCCGTCTGGTACAACGACGTCAAAATCAACATCGTGGACACGCCCGGCCACGCCGACTTCGGCGGCGAAGTCGAGCGCACGCTGCGCATGGTGGACGGCATCATGCTGCTGGTGGACGCGGCCGAAGGTCCCCTGCCCCAGACGCGCTTCGTGCTCTCCAAGGCGCTGGCCCTGAAGCTGCCGGCCATCGTGGTGATCAACAAGATCGACCGACGGGACGCCCGTCCGCGCCAGGTGCTCGACGAGATCTACGATCTGTTCATCGATCTCGACGCCACCGAGGATCAGCTCGACTTCCCCGTCCTGTACACCGTGGCCAAGGAAGGCCGCTGCACGCACGATCCCGACGCGCCGCTGACCGACCTGCGGCCGCTTTTCGAGGCCATCCTGACGCACATTCCGCCGCCTCAGGACGATCCGAACGCTCCGCTGCAGATGCTGGTGACGCACGTGCAGCCCGATCCCTATCGCGGGCCGCTTGCCATCGGCCGCATTGTACAGGGCACGCTCCGCAATCGCCAGCGCGTCCTGCTGTGCCATCGGGACGGCCGCCGCACGCCGGCCTCGGTGACGGCGCTGTTTGAATTCGAGGGCCTGCAGCGCGTCGAAACCGACATGGCCGGTCCGGGCGCCATCGTGGCCGTGGCGGGCATGCAGGGCATCGGCCTGGGCGAGTCGATCACCGATGCCGACGATCCGCATCCGCTGCCGCCGCTGCACATCGACGAGCCCACGCTCTCGATGGAGTTTCGCGTCAACGACGGTCCGTTCGCCGGCCGCGAGGGTCAGTGCGTCACCTCGCGCCACCTGCGCGAGCGTCTTTTCAAAGAAGCCGAAAACAACCTGGCGCTGCGCGTCGAGGAGACCGACTCGCCCGACGCGTTCCTCGTCTACGGCCGCGGCGAGCTCCAGCTGGCGATTCTGATCGAGCAGATGCGCCGCGAGGGGTACGAGTTCACGGTGGGCCAGCCGCGCGTGCTCACGCGCCGCATCGATGGCCAGCTCCACGAGCCCTACGAGCGCGTGCTGATCGACGTGCCCGAGGAATACATGGGCGTCGTCGTGCAGAAGCTGGGCATGCGTCGGGGTGTGCTCACGAAGATGATCAACCACGGCACGGGACGCGTGCGGCTCGAATTCGAGATCCCCGCCCGCGGCCTGATCGGCTACCGGAGCGAGTTCCTGACCGACACGAAAGGCACCGGCCTGCTCAACCACCTCTTCGACGGCTACCGTCCGTGGGCCGGACCCATCACGCACCGGGCCACCGGCGCGCTCGTGGCCGACCGTCCGGGCCGCGTGACGGCCTACGCCATGCTCAACCTGCAGGAACGCGGCGAGCTGTTCGTCGAACCCGGCGACGAAGTGTACACGGGCATGATCGTGGGCGAACACTGCCGCGAAGGCGATCTGGAAGTCAACATCACGCGCGAGAAGAAGCTCACGAACATGCGCGCGGCCACGGCCGAAGGGTTCGAAAAGCTCGTGCCGCCCCGGAAGCTCTCGCTCGAAGAAGCCATCGAGTTCATCCGCGAAGACGAGCTGATCGAAGTCACCCCGAAGGCCATCCGTCTGCGC
- a CDS encoding ADP-ribosylglycohydrolase family protein: MTEDRMLGALMGTAVGDALGMPVEGLSHTNVRTYYRGIKQYEPDRHRRDLTAGQWTDDTQFTFALAEALTDWLRATDHPYRFDAALAERLAAAYVALLPEARRWGPTSRAAVERLAAGTPWTEAGDAAHPSNGAAMRAAPLGVWWAALEIPFAQALAFLRAVLEVTHRHPAALVAGIGQAFAVAEVLRTSPEAFDPPTFWNRLLEVVQRAEAELGDTSAACSRRLALLADHLRDFPLDLQDLCHGTSARADESWPFAVAMFVRNPDLLEATLLSAINVGGDADTVGAMVGALLGARHGWHAFPDVWRRELEAADRLEASARAFLQALQTARTEPH; encoded by the coding sequence ATGACCGAAGATCGCATGCTCGGGGCCCTGATGGGCACGGCCGTGGGCGACGCGCTGGGCATGCCCGTCGAGGGCCTCAGCCACACGAACGTCCGCACCTACTACAGAGGGATCAAGCAGTACGAGCCGGACCGGCACCGCCGCGACCTGACGGCCGGTCAGTGGACCGACGACACGCAGTTCACCTTTGCGCTGGCCGAAGCGCTGACCGACTGGCTGCGGGCGACCGATCACCCGTACCGCTTCGACGCGGCGCTTGCCGAACGCCTGGCCGCCGCCTACGTGGCGCTACTGCCCGAAGCCCGGCGCTGGGGACCGACGAGCCGGGCGGCCGTCGAGCGCCTGGCCGCGGGCACGCCCTGGACCGAAGCGGGCGACGCTGCCCATCCGTCCAACGGCGCCGCCATGCGGGCCGCACCGCTGGGCGTCTGGTGGGCGGCGCTCGAGATCCCCTTTGCGCAGGCGCTGGCGTTCCTCCGGGCCGTGCTGGAAGTCACGCACCGCCACCCCGCGGCGCTGGTGGCCGGCATCGGACAGGCCTTCGCCGTGGCCGAGGTGCTGCGCACGTCGCCGGAAGCGTTCGATCCGCCGACCTTCTGGAACCGCCTTCTCGAAGTCGTACAGCGCGCCGAAGCCGAACTCGGCGATACGTCGGCCGCCTGCTCGCGGCGCCTGGCGTTGCTGGCCGATCACCTGCGCGACTTTCCGCTGGACCTGCAGGACCTCTGCCACGGCACGAGCGCCCGGGCCGACGAGAGCTGGCCCTTCGCCGTGGCGATGTTCGTCCGCAACCCGGACCTGCTCGAAGCCACGCTGCTGTCGGCCATCAACGTCGGGGGCGACGCCGACACCGTGGGCGCCATGGTAGGCGCCCTGCTCGGCGCCCGGCACGGCTGGCACGCCTTTCCCGACGTCTGGCGTCGCGAACTGGAAGCCGCCGACCGCCTCGAAGCCAGCGCGCGCGCCTTCCTTCAGGCCCTGCAGACCGCCAGAACGGAACCGCACTGA
- a CDS encoding heme exporter protein CcmB produces the protein MKAWLRGFWAVFEKDIKLELRARYAINMLLLFALGALVVMAFAVGPTPLSARVQAALLWTVLLFAAAVGLGRAFISEEERGTMLLLQLNLRPGAVYAGKLLVNFVLLLALNLVAVGAFAVLLRVQVAWPGLLALTLLLGSIGLAGATTLLSALIARAAGGRGALLPVLLFPVLVPLLLSAVEATRSALLVAEGWAAATDELLTLVGFGGAVITAAVLLFDYIWLD, from the coding sequence ATGAAGGCCTGGCTGCGCGGATTCTGGGCCGTCTTCGAAAAGGACATCAAGCTGGAACTGCGGGCCCGCTACGCGATCAACATGCTGCTGCTGTTCGCGCTGGGGGCGCTCGTGGTGATGGCGTTTGCGGTGGGTCCGACGCCGCTGAGCGCGCGTGTGCAGGCGGCCCTGCTGTGGACGGTGCTGCTGTTTGCCGCGGCGGTCGGCCTGGGCCGGGCCTTCATCAGCGAGGAGGAGCGGGGCACGATGCTTTTGCTCCAGCTCAACCTGCGGCCGGGCGCCGTCTATGCCGGCAAGCTGCTGGTGAACTTCGTGCTGCTGCTGGCGCTGAACCTGGTGGCGGTGGGGGCGTTTGCCGTGTTGCTGCGGGTGCAGGTGGCCTGGCCGGGCCTGCTGGCCCTGACGCTCCTGCTGGGATCGATCGGGCTGGCAGGCGCCACCACGCTGCTGAGCGCCCTGATCGCGCGGGCGGCCGGCGGCCGCGGGGCCCTGTTGCCCGTGCTGCTGTTTCCGGTGCTCGTGCCGCTGCTGCTGTCGGCCGTCGAGGCCACGCGCAGCGCGCTGCTGGTGGCCGAAGGCTGGGCGGCGGCCACGGACGAACTGCTGACGCTTGTGGGCTTCGGCGGAGCCGTCATCACGGCGGCCGTGCTCCTGTTCGATTACATCTGGCTGGACTGA
- a CDS encoding cytochrome c maturation protein CcmE produces the protein MNKRLMKTIVGVVLLGGFFAMVMLSFGEKVGGYMNFEEAAASGSEAHVVGQWVRERPVRYDPARNVFTFYMRDAAGTVRRVEYPNPKPANFEDAEQLVVMGRMRGDVFHAREILMKCPSKYNDMRALQQQSQPPSDAARMPAMPNE, from the coding sequence ATGAATAAGCGGTTGATGAAAACGATCGTCGGCGTCGTCCTGCTGGGCGGCTTTTTCGCCATGGTCATGCTGAGCTTTGGAGAAAAGGTGGGCGGATATATGAATTTTGAAGAAGCGGCCGCCAGCGGGTCCGAGGCGCACGTGGTGGGCCAGTGGGTGCGCGAGCGGCCCGTGCGTTACGATCCGGCGCGGAACGTGTTCACGTTCTACATGCGGGATGCGGCGGGTACGGTACGACGCGTCGAATATCCGAATCCCAAGCCGGCCAACTTCGAGGATGCCGAGCAGCTCGTGGTGATGGGACGCATGCGAGGCGACGTGTTCCACGCCCGCGAGATCCTGATGAAGTGCCCTTCGAAGTACAACGACATGCGGGCCCTGCAGCAGCAGTCGCAGCCGCCTTCGGACGCCGCCCGCATGCCGGCCATGCCCAACGAATAA
- the ccsA gene encoding cytochrome c biogenesis protein CcsA, producing the protein MAETASIVNLRRYRLIRNAVVVWLTLVVLGAFLLRIPRIHILEHTARNLYFHVPMWFTLMAAALVSAYHSLRYLQSGDPVRDLRAREAARVGIVFGLLGLATGIVWARFTWYLGTSLWWNFDPKQSFVVIQLLIYGAYFVLRSAVEDPEKRGRVAAVYNLFAFVTMPFLLYVLPRQMESLHPGAEGNPAFSDITHPIMRLVFYPAVLGFIGLFWVLYTQRVRLALLERRLEMRKATMLEPES; encoded by the coding sequence ATGGCCGAAACGGCATCCATCGTGAACCTGCGGCGCTACCGGCTGATCCGGAACGCCGTCGTCGTGTGGCTGACGCTCGTCGTGCTGGGCGCCTTCCTGCTGCGCATTCCCCGCATTCACATCCTGGAGCACACGGCGCGCAACCTGTATTTCCACGTGCCGATGTGGTTCACGCTGATGGCCGCCGCACTGGTGTCGGCCTACCACTCGCTGCGCTATCTGCAATCGGGCGATCCCGTTCGAGATCTGCGGGCGCGGGAGGCGGCGCGGGTGGGCATCGTCTTCGGACTGCTCGGACTGGCCACCGGGATCGTCTGGGCACGCTTTACCTGGTATCTGGGCACGTCGCTCTGGTGGAATTTTGACCCGAAGCAATCCTTTGTGGTCATCCAGCTTTTGATCTACGGCGCCTACTTCGTGCTCCGGAGCGCCGTCGAGGATCCCGAAAAGCGCGGGCGTGTGGCGGCCGTCTACAACCTGTTCGCCTTTGTCACCATGCCGTTTTTGCTGTACGTCTTGCCGCGCCAGATGGAAAGCCTGCATCCGGGCGCCGAGGGCAATCCGGCCTTCAGCGACATCACGCACCCGATCATGCGGCTGGTGTTCTATCCGGCCGTGCTCGGGTTCATCGGGCTGTTCTGGGTGCTCTACACGCAACGGGTGCGGCTGGCCCTGCTGGAGCGGCGACTGGAAATGCGCAAAGCCACCATGCTGGAGCCGGAATCATGA